One genomic region from Campylobacter concisus encodes:
- a CDS encoding NADH-quinone oxidoreductase subunit I translates to MSVKITDICISCGSCIDECPVSAIVDDSDNPTGADTYYVYSNKCVECVGYNDEPACASACPTDGCIVWDAVVAGQPSRDQIGADARNGSIPVIQ, encoded by the coding sequence ATGTCTGTAAAAATAACTGATATATGCATAAGCTGTGGTTCATGTATTGATGAATGCCCGGTTTCAGCCATCGTTGATGATAGCGACAACCCAACTGGAGCAGATACATACTATGTTTATTCAAATAAATGTGTTGAATGTGTAGGCTATAACGATGAGCCAGCCTGTGCATCTGCCTGTCCAACTGATGGTTGTATCGTATGGGACGCTGTTGTAGCAGGACAACCTTCGCGCGATCAGATCGGTGCTGATGCACGCAATGGCTCTATTCCAGTTATTCAATAA
- the uvrA gene encoding excinuclease ABC subunit UvrA, whose protein sequence is MNDIIEITGAREHNLKNINLKIPKNKLVVFTGLSGSGKSTLAFDTLYAEGQRRYMESLSSYARQFLDRVGKPDVDKIEGLTPAIAIDQKTTSKNPRSTVGTITEIYDYLRLLYARVGVQHCHKCGKPISKMSASDIINEISKLPLGAKVIIYAPLVREKKGTWADLIENLRQKGFVRAQIDGVVVRLDEEIELAKTKKHTIKVIVDRIAIDEQNHERLASDVEKALNESFGEVEIEIANADELGLKESFIHYSEHMACFDCKISFTPLEPLSFSFNSPKGACEHCDGLGIRYSLDMSKIIDEEKSIENGAIKLLYGYNMSYYYKFLLAFCEQNEIDIKKPYCELSEDEKRLVLYGNVKEVSFFWKRNKLLRKFDGVVKISHGLLKDYKDFDEYMSEKICDACNGHRLKPQSLAVKVAGLGLGEILDMSIENCTAFFSNEKNFTYLSDYDKAIAKPILKEINERLFFLYDVGLGYLSLGRDARTISGGEAQRIRIASQIGSGLSGVMYVLDEPSIGLHERDTLKLIKTLRNLQAKGNSVIVVEHDKKTIEEADYIVDIGPGAGKFGGNVIFAGSPKELLGSNTQTALYINGKKKIDYQKNRKAEKWLEISNVNINNISNLTTKFPLRNLVGVTGVSGSGKSSLILQTLLPEAQEQLNRAKKVKKIAGVNLSGLENLDKVIYLDQSPIGRTPRSNPATYTGVMDEIRNLFAQTKEAKLRGYKIGRFSFNVKGGRCEKCQGEGEITIEMHFLPDINVVCDVCNGARYNAQTLEILYKGKNIAEVLNMSIDEAVEFFKAVPKISSKLTTLQDVGLGYITLGQNAVTLSGGEAQRVKLAKELSRSDTGNTLYILDEPTTGLHFADVDRLVKVLNHLVDLGNSVFVIEHNMDVIKNCDYIVDMGPEGGAKGGKVIACGSVKEVAKNYKKTGSYTGEFLAQELEEMKKK, encoded by the coding sequence ATGAACGATATTATTGAAATAACTGGCGCAAGAGAACATAACTTAAAAAATATAAATCTTAAAATTCCTAAAAATAAATTAGTGGTTTTTACCGGTCTTAGCGGAAGCGGCAAAAGTACGCTAGCCTTTGACACGCTTTATGCTGAGGGGCAAAGAAGATATATGGAGAGCCTTAGCAGCTATGCTAGGCAGTTTTTAGATCGCGTTGGCAAGCCTGACGTCGATAAGATCGAGGGTTTAACGCCTGCTATCGCGATCGATCAAAAGACGACTTCTAAAAACCCTCGCTCAACGGTTGGTACGATTACTGAAATTTATGACTATCTAAGGCTTTTATACGCAAGGGTCGGCGTTCAACACTGCCATAAATGTGGCAAACCTATCTCAAAAATGAGTGCGAGTGACATCATAAATGAAATTTCAAAACTCCCGCTTGGCGCAAAAGTAATCATTTATGCGCCGCTAGTGCGTGAGAAAAAGGGCACATGGGCGGACTTGATCGAAAATTTACGTCAAAAAGGCTTTGTAAGAGCGCAGATAGATGGCGTAGTGGTGAGGCTTGATGAAGAGATCGAGCTTGCAAAAACAAAAAAACACACGATAAAGGTCATCGTTGATAGGATCGCTATCGATGAGCAAAATCACGAACGCCTTGCAAGCGACGTGGAAAAGGCGCTAAATGAGAGCTTTGGAGAGGTTGAGATAGAGATCGCAAATGCTGATGAGCTGGGACTTAAAGAGAGTTTTATACATTACAGCGAGCACATGGCTTGTTTTGACTGCAAAATTTCATTTACACCGCTTGAGCCACTAAGCTTTAGCTTTAACTCGCCAAAGGGCGCTTGCGAGCACTGCGACGGACTTGGCATAAGGTATAGCCTAGACATGAGCAAGATCATTGACGAGGAAAAGTCGATAGAAAACGGTGCGATCAAGCTACTTTACGGCTACAATATGAGCTATTACTATAAATTTTTACTTGCTTTTTGTGAGCAAAATGAGATCGACATTAAAAAGCCATATTGCGAGCTTAGTGAAGATGAAAAGAGGCTAGTTTTATATGGCAACGTCAAGGAGGTTTCGTTTTTTTGGAAGAGAAACAAACTACTTAGAAAATTTGATGGTGTGGTTAAAATTTCACACGGGCTCTTGAAGGATTACAAAGACTTTGACGAGTATATGAGTGAGAAAATTTGTGACGCTTGTAACGGACATAGACTAAAGCCTCAAAGCTTAGCGGTCAAGGTCGCTGGCCTTGGGCTTGGTGAAATTTTGGATATGAGCATAGAAAACTGCACCGCTTTTTTCTCAAACGAGAAAAATTTTACCTATCTTAGCGACTACGACAAGGCGATCGCAAAGCCTATCTTAAAAGAGATCAACGAAAGGCTTTTCTTTTTATACGACGTGGGACTTGGCTACTTGTCGCTTGGGCGAGATGCTAGGACGATCAGCGGCGGCGAGGCGCAGCGCATCAGGATAGCGAGCCAGATAGGAAGCGGGCTAAGTGGCGTCATGTACGTGCTTGATGAGCCAAGTATCGGCCTTCATGAGCGAGATACTCTAAAACTCATAAAAACGCTTAGAAATTTACAAGCCAAAGGCAACTCCGTAATCGTCGTCGAGCATGATAAAAAGACGATAGAGGAGGCTGACTATATCGTAGATATCGGCCCTGGAGCTGGTAAATTTGGCGGTAACGTGATCTTTGCTGGTAGCCCAAAAGAGCTTCTAGGCTCAAACACCCAGACTGCCCTATATATAAATGGTAAGAAAAAGATCGACTACCAAAAAAATAGAAAAGCTGAAAAGTGGCTTGAAATTTCAAATGTAAATATCAATAACATCTCAAATTTAACCACTAAATTTCCGCTTAGAAACCTTGTAGGCGTCACAGGCGTTTCAGGATCTGGCAAGAGCTCGCTAATACTTCAGACCTTGCTTCCAGAGGCGCAGGAGCAGCTAAATAGAGCCAAAAAAGTGAAAAAAATAGCTGGGGTAAATTTAAGTGGACTTGAGAATTTAGACAAGGTCATATACCTCGATCAAAGCCCGATCGGCCGCACTCCACGATCAAATCCAGCGACATATACCGGCGTGATGGACGAGATAAGAAATTTGTTTGCACAGACCAAAGAGGCAAAGCTTAGAGGCTATAAAATAGGGCGCTTTAGCTTCAATGTCAAAGGTGGGCGCTGTGAGAAGTGCCAAGGTGAGGGCGAGATCACTATTGAGATGCACTTTTTACCTGATATAAACGTGGTTTGTGACGTTTGTAATGGTGCTAGATATAACGCTCAAACTTTGGAAATTTTATACAAAGGCAAAAACATCGCCGAAGTGCTAAATATGAGTATAGATGAGGCGGTTGAGTTTTTCAAAGCTGTGCCAAAGATCTCTTCAAAGCTCACCACGCTGCAAGACGTGGGGCTTGGCTACATAACGCTTGGACAAAATGCAGTCACACTTAGTGGCGGCGAGGCGCAGCGCGTGAAGCTAGCAAAAGAGCTTAGTAGAAGTGATACCGGAAATACACTTTACATCCTTGATGAACCAACGACGGGGCTTCATTTTGCCGATGTTGATAGGCTAGTAAAGGTGCTAAATCACTTAGTTGATCTTGGAAATTCAGTCTTTGTGATCGAGCATAATATGGATGTTATCAAAAACTGCGACTATATCGTCGATATGGGGCCAGAAGGCGGTGCAAAGGGCGGTAAAGTGATAGCGTGCGGCAGTGTAAAAGAAGTAGCTAAAAATTATAAAAAAACTGGTAGCTACACTGGAGAATTTCTAGCACAAGAGCTTGAGGAAATGAAGAAAAAGTAA
- the plsX gene encoding phosphate acyltransferase PlsX: protein MIRIAIDAMGGDFGADPIISGVIDALKETEFKAVLVGDSNVIKPLIPQSYLKNIEFLEASEVISMADGATDALKRKDSTIYKAIELLKNKEVDAVVSAGHSGATMSLATLRIGRLKNISRPAIATLMPNSKESATLVLDVGANVDCRSEHLFQFAIMGEAYAKEILGRKEPKVGLLSNGEEESKGNEVSKEAFKLVSRLDSFVGNAEGNQIFDGSIDVMVCDGFMGNILLKTSEGVADAIGKIIKKQIRKSPLAIAGSVLMRKVFKTLKKQVSYDEYGGAPLLGVNGCVIISHGKSNSKAIKNAIFQAIKFANSNINKVIEEELSHFAR, encoded by the coding sequence ATGATTCGCATTGCTATCGATGCTATGGGTGGTGATTTTGGTGCAGATCCTATAATATCTGGTGTTATTGATGCACTAAAAGAGACAGAATTTAAAGCTGTATTAGTTGGCGATAGCAATGTCATCAAACCACTCATTCCACAGTCTTATTTAAAAAATATCGAATTTTTAGAAGCTAGCGAAGTTATCTCAATGGCAGATGGCGCAACTGATGCGCTTAAAAGAAAAGATAGTACGATCTACAAAGCAATTGAACTCTTAAAAAATAAGGAAGTTGATGCTGTAGTTTCTGCTGGTCATAGCGGTGCAACTATGAGCTTAGCTACTCTAAGAATTGGTAGACTAAAAAATATATCTCGTCCAGCAATTGCAACACTTATGCCAAATTCAAAAGAATCTGCGACTTTAGTTTTAGATGTTGGTGCAAATGTTGATTGTAGAAGTGAACATTTGTTTCAATTTGCCATAATGGGTGAAGCCTATGCAAAAGAAATTTTAGGTAGAAAAGAGCCAAAAGTTGGTCTCTTGTCAAATGGCGAAGAAGAGAGCAAAGGCAATGAAGTTAGTAAAGAAGCATTTAAATTAGTTTCTAGGCTTGATAGCTTTGTTGGCAATGCAGAAGGTAATCAAATTTTTGATGGCAGTATAGACGTAATGGTTTGTGATGGTTTTATGGGAAATATTCTTTTAAAAACTAGTGAAGGCGTTGCAGATGCTATAGGTAAAATTATCAAAAAACAAATTAGAAAATCACCTCTTGCTATAGCTGGCTCTGTACTCATGAGAAAAGTTTTTAAGACACTTAAAAAGCAGGTTAGCTATGACGAATATGGCGGTGCACCGCTTCTTGGTGTAAATGGTTGTGTTATCATAAGTCACGGCAAAAGCAATTCAAAAGCTATAAAGAATGCAATTTTTCAAGCAATAAAATTTGCTAATTCAAATATAAATAAAGTTATCGAAGAAGAACTTTCGCACTTTGCAAGGTAA
- a CDS encoding helicase HerA domain-containing protein, whose amino-acid sequence MKTIQENLKLFYIGLKDKEPFFYKNKDLTTHAAIIGMTGSGKTGLGITLLEESCIDNIPSIIIDPKGDITNLALTFPQMRAEDFLPYIDEAEAANKGQSVEEFATAQAELWRNGIESSFQDLERVKILKDSASFNIYTPKSSAGIGVALLSDFACPNITDEEIFSNYINSLAASVLSLIGINSEDMNSKEQLLISTIFETKFKEQKDVSIEELINFIANPPFKKIGVFDVDTFYPSSERLKLAMKINALIASPSFKGWTQGVRLEISKMLFDENGKAKCNIFTISHLNDAERMFFVTLLLNEIIAWMRGTEGTSSLRAILYMDEIFGFFPPNANPPSKTPMLTLLKQARAFGLGCVLSTQNPVDLDYKGLSNIGTWFIGRLQTAQDKARVIDGLSGISGSSLDKASLENLISNLAKRNFLLKNINEDGLNVISTRWALSYLKGPLSREQISNLMKDKKENLSSQGVDKSEMKFSAKPIISSAITQLYANSKSLMPNLLASAKVRIYDTKKGIDSVCEASYLYELSENDKEPNWDEASEGMHVDASENEPSGASFAAVPNFILKAKNFDNIQKDFKEYLYRNFKFNTFEALGIYSKNNETKEQFYIRLQDKCNEILEEQTAKLTAKFEKERKSLQDKLNKALAKLDKEQKEMTTSGLDAAINIGASILGAIFGNKLLSRQNAGKIASSARSANRVLKERSDVKLSEQSVNDINLAISELEEKFAQECDALKEANDVKNITINETQISPKKSDIYDEKVVLLWR is encoded by the coding sequence GTGAAAACAATACAAGAAAATTTAAAACTTTTTTATATCGGACTAAAAGACAAAGAACCATTTTTTTATAAAAATAAGGATCTAACCACCCACGCAGCTATCATAGGTATGACAGGTAGCGGTAAAACAGGCCTTGGTATCACGCTTTTAGAAGAATCCTGCATAGACAATATCCCTTCTATCATCATCGATCCAAAGGGCGACATCACAAATTTAGCCCTCACTTTTCCGCAGATGAGAGCGGAGGATTTTTTACCATACATAGATGAAGCAGAAGCAGCTAACAAAGGTCAAAGTGTAGAGGAATTTGCCACCGCTCAGGCCGAGCTTTGGAGAAACGGCATAGAGTCGAGCTTTCAAGACCTTGAGCGCGTAAAAATTTTAAAAGATAGCGCTAGCTTTAATATCTACACGCCAAAAAGCTCAGCTGGCATAGGTGTGGCGCTACTTAGCGACTTTGCCTGCCCAAATATCACTGATGAAGAAATTTTTAGCAACTATATAAATTCGCTTGCAGCCTCGGTATTATCTCTTATTGGTATAAATTCTGAGGACATGAACTCAAAAGAACAGCTGCTCATCTCAACCATATTTGAGACTAAATTTAAAGAGCAAAAAGACGTCAGCATCGAAGAGCTCATAAATTTCATCGCAAATCCGCCTTTTAAAAAGATAGGCGTTTTTGACGTCGATACCTTCTATCCAAGCAGTGAGCGTCTAAAGCTTGCCATGAAGATAAACGCGCTCATCGCAAGCCCAAGCTTTAAGGGCTGGACGCAGGGCGTTAGACTAGAAATTTCAAAGATGCTATTTGATGAAAACGGCAAAGCAAAGTGCAATATCTTTACGATCTCACATCTAAATGATGCTGAGAGGATGTTTTTTGTCACCCTTTTGCTAAACGAGATCATCGCGTGGATGCGCGGCACAGAGGGCACTAGCTCACTTAGAGCGATCCTATATATGGATGAAATTTTTGGCTTCTTCCCGCCAAATGCAAACCCTCCATCAAAAACGCCTATGCTCACGCTTTTAAAACAAGCCCGTGCATTTGGTTTAGGCTGCGTATTAAGCACGCAAAACCCGGTTGATCTTGACTACAAAGGCCTTAGCAACATCGGCACTTGGTTCATCGGCCGCCTCCAAACAGCGCAGGATAAAGCCCGCGTGATCGACGGACTAAGCGGCATCTCAGGCTCAAGCTTAGACAAAGCCTCGCTTGAAAATCTCATATCAAATTTAGCCAAAAGAAATTTCTTACTCAAAAATATAAATGAGGACGGACTAAATGTCATCTCCACGCGCTGGGCACTTAGCTATCTAAAAGGCCCGCTAAGCCGTGAGCAAATTTCAAATTTGATGAAAGATAAAAAAGAAAATTTAAGCAGCCAAGGCGTAGATAAAAGTGAGATGAAATTTAGCGCAAAACCTATCATCTCAAGTGCGATCACACAGCTTTATGCTAACTCAAAAAGCCTCATGCCAAATTTACTAGCAAGTGCGAAGGTGAGAATTTATGACACCAAAAAAGGCATAGACAGCGTTTGTGAGGCAAGCTACCTTTACGAGCTTAGCGAAAATGATAAAGAGCCAAACTGGGATGAGGCTAGCGAAGGCATGCACGTTGATGCAAGCGAAAATGAGCCAAGCGGTGCAAGCTTTGCAGCCGTGCCAAATTTCATTTTAAAAGCTAAAAATTTTGACAATATCCAAAAAGATTTTAAAGAGTATCTGTATAGAAATTTCAAATTTAACACCTTTGAAGCATTGGGAATTTATTCAAAAAACAATGAAACAAAGGAGCAGTTTTATATTAGGCTTCAAGATAAGTGCAATGAAATTTTAGAAGAACAAACCGCAAAACTCACAGCAAAATTTGAAAAAGAGCGAAAAAGCTTACAAGACAAGCTAAACAAGGCTCTAGCAAAGCTTGATAAAGAGCAAAAAGAGATGACCACAAGTGGGCTTGATGCTGCCATAAATATAGGCGCTAGCATACTGGGAGCAATATTTGGCAACAAGCTTTTATCTCGTCAAAATGCGGGTAAAATCGCATCAAGCGCAAGAAGCGCAAATAGAGTCTTAAAAGAGCGAAGTGACGTCAAGCTTAGCGAGCAAAGTGTAAATGACATAAATTTAGCCATTAGCGAACTTGAAGAGAAATTTGCACAAGAGTGCGATGCGTTAAAAGAAGCAAATGATGTTAAAAACATCACGATAAACGAAACGCAAATTTCACCAAAGAAAAGCGATATCTATGACGAGAAAGTCGTACTTTTGTGGAGATGA
- a CDS encoding peroxiredoxin, with the protein MLVTKKAPDFTAAAVLGNNQIVNDFNLYKNIGEKGAVVFFYPMDFTFVCPSEIIAFDKRYDEFKSRGIEVIAVSCDNQFSHFAWKETPVNKGGIGKVRFPIVADMTKSIARGFDVLLEDAGVALRGSFLLDKDGTVRHAVINDLPLGRNIDEMIRMVDTMLFTNEHGEVCPAGWNKGDAGMKPSTEGVADYLSHNEGKL; encoded by the coding sequence ATGTTAGTAACAAAAAAAGCACCTGATTTTACAGCTGCAGCAGTTTTAGGAAACAATCAAATTGTAAATGATTTTAATCTTTATAAAAATATTGGCGAAAAAGGCGCGGTTGTATTTTTCTATCCAATGGATTTTACTTTTGTTTGTCCAAGCGAGATTATCGCATTTGATAAAAGATATGACGAGTTTAAGTCACGTGGTATCGAAGTTATCGCAGTTTCATGCGACAACCAATTTTCACATTTTGCATGGAAAGAGACTCCAGTAAACAAAGGCGGTATTGGCAAAGTTCGCTTCCCTATCGTAGCTGATATGACAAAATCAATCGCTCGCGGATTTGACGTACTTCTAGAAGATGCTGGTGTAGCACTTCGTGGCTCATTCTTGCTAGACAAAGATGGCACTGTTCGCCATGCAGTTATCAACGATCTTCCACTTGGCAGAAATATCGATGAGATGATAAGAATGGTTGATACTATGCTATTTACAAATGAGCACGGTGAAGTTTGCCCAGCTGGCTGGAATAAAGGTGATGCTGGTATGAAACCAAGCACTGAAGGTGTTGCTGACTACCTTTCACACAACGAAGGCAAACTATAA
- a CDS encoding O-antigen ligase family protein yields MINGVSASRALDPLRCMLFFFVARSVGIEKINFKILFFALFAGLIAAFIPACVEKFTSNDPLALFELKSIGHVNHSAIFMLLVFCVALVSINSKEIFEKYIGISVAGICVLGIMIAGSRATMYLLPIIIFTYLLFEILNKQIKIKFLLGLIILFSIIAISYIYISTNITQDQRFYSQLTKGVTGSETRYPIFASAFYTWLECPLFGIGSGEFRIIDITKYFPGNVEVHVGHAHNTFLTFLTEKGIVALLSYLVFQLSLFIKFIKNFRQNSIVFLALLMLMANNIISLANTTFHHENALLMLLFWALALSTIDKKATSKIS; encoded by the coding sequence TTGATAAATGGAGTTTCTGCATCAAGAGCGCTTGATCCGCTAAGGTGTATGCTATTTTTCTTTGTAGCCAGAAGTGTTGGCATAGAAAAAATAAATTTTAAAATTTTATTTTTTGCCTTATTTGCTGGTTTGATTGCTGCATTTATCCCTGCTTGTGTAGAAAAATTCACTTCAAATGATCCTTTAGCACTTTTTGAGCTTAAATCAATAGGACACGTAAATCATAGCGCTATTTTTATGCTGCTAGTTTTTTGTGTAGCATTAGTTTCGATAAATAGCAAAGAAATTTTTGAAAAGTATATAGGCATAAGTGTTGCCGGAATTTGCGTCCTTGGAATAATGATAGCTGGCTCTAGAGCTACAATGTATCTTTTACCAATCATTATTTTTACTTACTTGCTTTTTGAAATTTTAAATAAACAGATAAAAATAAAATTTTTATTAGGCTTGATAATTTTGTTTAGCATAATAGCTATTTCTTATATATATATATCAACGAATATTACTCAAGATCAAAGATTCTATAGTCAACTAACAAAGGGGGTCACTGGATCAGAGACTAGATATCCAATCTTTGCTAGCGCATTTTATACATGGTTAGAATGTCCTTTGTTTGGGATAGGTTCTGGTGAATTTAGGATTATTGATATAACAAAATATTTTCCAGGCAATGTTGAAGTTCATGTTGGTCACGCACACAATACCTTTTTAACATTTTTAACAGAAAAGGGCATCGTTGCCTTGCTTTCATATTTGGTGTTTCAACTATCACTCTTTATAAAATTCATTAAAAATTTTAGACAAAATAGCATAGTTTTTCTTGCACTTTTAATGCTTATGGCTAATAATATAATTTCACTTGCAAATACAACATTTCACCATGAAAATGCCCTTTTAATGCTACTATTTTGGGCTCTGGCTTTAAGCACCATAGATAAGAAAGCAACATCAAAAATTAGTTAA
- the rpmF gene encoding 50S ribosomal protein L32 has translation MAVPKRRVSHSRAAKRRTHYKVTLPVPVKDKDGSWKMPHRINKTTGEY, from the coding sequence ATGGCAGTACCAAAGCGAAGAGTGAGTCATTCTCGTGCAGCAAAACGCAGAACACATTATAAAGTTACACTTCCAGTACCTGTAAAAGACAAAGATGGTTCTTGGAAAATGCCTCACCGCATAAACAAAACTACAGGTGAATATTAA
- a CDS encoding beta-ketoacyl-ACP synthase III, whose translation MPKASLISIASYIPEKILTNFDFEKMVETSDEWIVKRTGIEQRHIATNKTTSDLGTKAGELAIKRSGLDKSQIDAIICATISPDHLCMPSTACKIAANLGLNYGVTAFDISAACTGFIYLLELANSLIVSGAKKNVLIIGAEKLSSIVDYTDRSTCILFGDGAGAAVISSSNGNEIIDIHTASDGKQAELLITPGCGSVFPASEETLKKRLNFIHMSGNEVFKIAVQTLSKSVIEILHANKMQSEDIDFFIPHQANIRIIDAVKNRLNFKDEQCVLTVAKYGNTSSASIPMAINDAYEDGRIKNGSILLLDAFGGGFTWGSAILKFGGKNFSDL comes from the coding sequence ATGCCAAAAGCTTCACTGATTTCTATCGCTTCTTACATTCCAGAAAAAATTCTAACAAATTTTGACTTTGAGAAAATGGTTGAAACAAGTGATGAATGGATAGTAAAGCGAACAGGTATCGAACAAAGGCATATTGCAACTAACAAAACAACAAGTGACCTTGGTACAAAGGCTGGTGAATTAGCCATAAAACGCTCAGGACTTGATAAATCTCAAATCGATGCAATCATCTGTGCTACAATATCTCCAGATCATCTTTGTATGCCATCTACCGCTTGCAAAATAGCTGCAAATTTGGGTTTAAATTATGGAGTTACAGCATTTGATATAAGTGCGGCTTGTACCGGTTTTATTTATCTTTTAGAGCTTGCAAATTCTCTCATTGTTAGCGGTGCCAAAAAAAACGTATTAATTATCGGAGCCGAAAAATTAAGCTCTATTGTTGACTATACAGATAGAAGCACTTGTATACTATTTGGTGATGGAGCAGGTGCAGCTGTAATTAGTAGTAGTAATGGTAATGAGATCATTGATATTCATACAGCAAGTGACGGCAAGCAAGCTGAACTTTTAATAACTCCAGGATGCGGGAGTGTATTTCCAGCCAGTGAGGAAACACTAAAAAAAAGGCTAAATTTTATCCATATGAGTGGAAATGAAGTTTTTAAAATAGCAGTTCAAACACTTAGCAAAAGCGTAATAGAAATTTTGCATGCAAACAAAATGCAAAGCGAAGATATTGATTTTTTTATACCTCATCAAGCAAATATAAGAATAATAGACGCAGTAAAAAATAGATTAAATTTTAAAGATGAGCAATGTGTCTTGACTGTTGCCAAATATGGCAATACAAGCTCTGCTTCAATTCCGATGGCTATAAATGATGCCTATGAAGACGGCCGTATCAAAAATGGTTCTATTTTACTTCTTGATGCATTTGGTGGCGGCTTTACATGGGGATCAGCGATTCTAAAATTTGGCGGAAAGAATTTTAGTGATTTATAA
- a CDS encoding PilZ domain-containing protein — protein sequence MDFKGRQELVINCEDSILKLRDKFIDDGIKFCRQLTFIVPHDQVKICLENIFDTLLIQKPNATQLQDDLNNLIPKSNARDELINFLLLNLTLNFSHSCDNSTFVGYFVNAVSRIKEILCDVKDQQETNAKEMIETGTFFYEDPINTFTRMKKAKVRPELLNLYDGLNIKYEAEILEVKEDSVVFSVDMMQILAMKQDGKGFILPNNFFSKPLCADIVNYNIVNKGVTLSNFLRNTTMYAYKRKFQRILPNRFTKTIIKGKQDKIEGSLYDVSEGGISVLSPQTTNFQDGEELEATFEILIAPDKVKNVTLKLRLVTELAYKGYIRYCMKLIDDDETIKDFTQKRIKETLDELRSRINLYE from the coding sequence ATGGATTTTAAAGGTAGGCAAGAGCTTGTAATAAATTGCGAAGACAGCATACTTAAATTAAGAGATAAATTTATCGATGACGGTATCAAATTTTGTAGGCAGCTAACATTTATCGTGCCGCACGATCAGGTAAAAATTTGTCTTGAAAATATCTTTGATACACTGCTTATTCAAAAGCCAAATGCTACGCAGCTACAAGATGATTTAAATAATCTAATACCAAAATCAAACGCAAGAGACGAATTAATCAATTTTCTACTTTTAAATTTGACCTTAAATTTTAGTCACTCTTGCGACAACAGTACCTTCGTAGGTTATTTCGTAAATGCCGTTTCAAGAATCAAAGAAATTTTATGTGACGTTAAAGACCAGCAAGAAACAAATGCAAAAGAAATGATTGAAACCGGAACATTTTTTTATGAAGATCCGATCAATACATTCACTCGCATGAAAAAAGCCAAGGTAAGGCCTGAGCTTTTAAATTTATATGATGGATTAAATATAAAATATGAGGCTGAAATTTTAGAAGTTAAGGAAGATAGTGTCGTTTTTAGCGTGGATATGATGCAAATTTTAGCTATGAAGCAAGACGGTAAAGGTTTTATTTTGCCAAATAACTTTTTCTCAAAACCATTATGCGCTGATATTGTTAATTACAATATAGTCAATAAAGGTGTCACTCTTTCAAATTTCTTACGAAATACGACGATGTACGCATATAAAAGAAAATTCCAACGTATCTTGCCAAATCGTTTTACCAAAACTATTATCAAAGGCAAACAAGATAAGATCGAAGGTAGCCTTTATGATGTTTCTGAAGGTGGCATAAGCGTATTAAGCCCGCAAACTACAAATTTTCAAGATGGAGAAGAACTAGAAGCGACCTTTGAAATCTTAATTGCGCCAGATAAAGTAAAAAACGTGACTTTAAAGCTAAGACTTGTTACAGAGCTAGCATATAAAGGCTACATAAGATACTGTATGAAACTCATTGATGATGATGAAACGATAAAAGATTTTACGCAAAAGCGCATAAAAGAGACGCTTGACGAGCTTCGCTCACGTATAAATTTATACGAATAA
- the ndk gene encoding nucleoside-diphosphate kinase, with translation MQRTLSIIKPDAVKKNVVGKIIDRFESNGLRIAAAKKIQLSKCDAKAFYAVHKDRPFFNDLVEFMISGPVVVMVLEGDNAVAKNRELMGATNPKEAAPGTIRADFADSIDANAVHGSDSLENAVNEINFFFASREIC, from the coding sequence ATGCAAAGAACACTTTCTATTATTAAGCCTGATGCTGTTAAGAAAAATGTTGTTGGAAAAATTATAGATAGATTTGAAAGTAACGGCCTAAGGATCGCAGCTGCAAAGAAAATCCAACTTAGCAAATGCGACGCAAAAGCATTTTATGCAGTTCATAAAGATAGACCTTTCTTCAACGATCTAGTCGAATTTATGATAAGCGGGCCAGTTGTGGTTATGGTTTTAGAGGGCGACAATGCAGTTGCTAAAAACCGCGAGCTAATGGGTGCAACTAACCCAAAAGAAGCAGCTCCTGGCACTATAAGAGCTGATTTTGCTGATAGCATTGATGCAAATGCGGTTCACGGAAGTGATAGCCTAGAAAATGCTGTGAATGAAATAAATTTCTTCTTTGCTTCAAGAGAAATTTGCTAA